The DNA segment AGCGTAGTGTATGTCATTGTCTTTCTCGCTAGAGCTAGGGTTAAAATGCGTCGCGGTTGACAAAAAATTCAGGAGTTTCATTGCGCAGAACGGAACAGACGCCTGCGGCTGACTGGGTGGCCATTGCTTCAAGTGCTTCGGCTGTGAGCGCAGCGCAGTGCGGAGACAGCACGACCTTTGTGGTATTGATGATCGGGGTATCTGCCTTGGGCGGCTCGGCTTCAAAGACGTCTGTTGCAGCAGCTCCAAGCTCGCCACCTCTGAGTGCGTTCAGAAGAGCCGCTTCGTCCACAATGCCGCCCCGGGCTGTGTTGACCACCATGGCCGTGGGCTTCATCTGGGCGAGAGTCTTCTCGTTGATAAGTCCCTTTGTCTCTGGCGTGAGCGGGACGTGAATCAGAAGGACGTCAGCAAGAGGGAGCAGGGCGTCAAGTGTCGTCTCTCGCTGTATGCCGAGCTGTGAAAAGAGTGTGTCAGGAGCAAAAGGATCATAGGCGTGGACATCGCAGCGAAATGGAGCAAGCAGCTCAAGCACGCGCTGGGCAATGCGGCCAATGCCA comes from the Desulfobaculum bizertense DSM 18034 genome and includes:
- a CDS encoding hydroxyacid dehydrogenase; protein product: MKVLLTEPIHPNGVKLLKDVADVVQAPAADHDSIQKAIADCDAVLIRSAKITADIIESAPKLKCIAKHGIGVDNIDIPTASSKGIKVVNAPFSNLNAVAEHTLSLVLSMLKEIPQLDSQIRAGNYVSARKGATLGELSGKTVCFIGIGRIAQRVLELLAPFRCDVHAYDPFAPDTLFSQLGIQRETTLDALLPLADVLLIHVPLTPETKGLINEKTLAQMKPTAMVVNTARGGIVDEAALLNALRGGELGAAATDVFEAEPPKADTPIINTTKVVLSPHCAALTAEALEAMATQSAAGVCSVLRNETPEFFVNRDAF